A genomic window from Pseudobacteroides sp. includes:
- a CDS encoding L7Ae/L30e/S12e/Gadd45 family ribosomal protein, protein MVHNIYSFMGLAVKAGKLLSGEEACERAIKNNNVNLIIVAEDASLNTKKKFTDKCKYRNVEIRFFGTKELIGRYVGKEIRSVVAIMDQGFAKKLAEKIDSYTDEFGGEHIG, encoded by the coding sequence ATGGTTCATAACATATACTCATTCATGGGTTTGGCCGTTAAGGCGGGGAAGTTATTGTCGGGAGAAGAAGCTTGTGAAAGAGCTATAAAAAACAACAATGTGAATCTTATTATAGTAGCGGAAGATGCGTCTTTAAATACAAAAAAGAAATTTACAGATAAGTGTAAGTACAGGAATGTGGAAATTCGTTTTTTCGGTACTAAGGAACTTATAGGGAGGTATGTCGGAAAAGAAATCCGTTCTGTGGTTGCAATAATGGATCAAGGATTTGCGAAGAAGTTGGCTGAAAAGATTGACAGCTATACCGATGAATTTGGGGGTGAGCATATTGGATAA
- the infB gene encoding translation initiation factor IF-2: MDKVRVYELAKELNTTSKRLTEKLAEIDIHVKNHMSLLSDMEIEALYNHIGIIKQDKAKKPEIDERKAALTSNPVLNSNPVPYAAGVDLKDKSKKAAKQAPRIIRKTEIIIDTQNETKDEIVVSSPNNVKTSTPRESLSKDGKNQRSSFVRTAEANSGLRAGFIRNTGSDYVKNQNYKNSHHGDSDKSDNTKHNIKQDNRINSMQETKISSKPVESTSTVKSPTISENVDVSPEVKNIETKSMEKQSGNNGVSGIVEKNNLHETEKGELDIKVMSDASINEADNNVQDRKAGEVEKASLNQLPVDSPKIEAKDQEAREKTASHANMDKRQGQASYNKTDANRNQMQNQHQNQNQHQNQNQNRNFRSDNRNDNRSDNRNFNRQGDRPFNRPFDRNTNSNNRNAASGAGDNRNNDRSGNRQGDRPYFRQNDNRQNDNRNNNNNNNNRQGDRPFNRPNDGNRQFNRGNDRPQARYGDRQFPEIPKADLTAAQKEEMSSAKNEQKREFQSKDSDKDTKRDQKKDSAKPFTNKNDKFKPNAVKLTEKKGISEVLSEDFILQEFYDTDDFKRTKKSKQRKDFRGSTENKHIPPKAVLTMVKIRESITVKDLAETLKKTATEVIKKLMGLGVMATLNHELDFDTAAIVAEEFGIKAEKEIEVSEEEILFDDADIDDADGLLSRPPVVVVMGHVDHGKTSLLDAIREADVVKGEAGGITQHIGAYSVKINNRNITFLDTPGHEAFTAMRARGAQVTDIAILVVAADDGVMPQTVEAINHAKAANVSIIVAVNKIDKPGANPERVKQELTEYGLVAEEWGGDIICVNVSAKKRENIDGLLEMVLLTADMLELKADPNRQAKGTVIEAKLDKDRGPTATMLVQRGTLQLGDSIVTGTTVGRIRAMVDDKGHHIKKAGPSTPVEILGLPEVPEAGETFYAITDEKVAKQLAEKRKLKIREQQLKSSAKVTLEDLFSQIKEGKVKDLNIIVKADVQGSVEAVKQSLEKLSDEEVRVRIIHGGVGAISESDVTLAQVSNAIIIGFNVRPGTNVAEKAKDEGVDLRLYRVIYNAIEDVKAAMKGMLEPTFKEVIQGHAEIRQLFKVSGIGTIAGCYITDGKFTRASEVRVIRDGIVAFEGKLASLKRFKDDAKEVAQGYECGMSFEKFNDLKETDIIEAYIMEEVAR; encoded by the coding sequence TTGGATAAAGTCAGAGTATATGAGCTGGCAAAGGAACTCAATACAACAAGCAAGAGACTTACTGAGAAGTTAGCAGAAATAGATATACATGTAAAAAACCATATGAGCCTTTTAAGTGATATGGAAATTGAAGCATTGTATAATCATATAGGTATTATTAAACAGGATAAAGCAAAGAAACCTGAAATAGACGAAAGGAAAGCAGCACTTACTTCAAACCCTGTTTTAAATTCAAACCCTGTCCCTTATGCGGCAGGTGTTGACTTGAAGGATAAATCAAAAAAGGCTGCAAAGCAGGCACCGAGAATAATTAGAAAGACTGAAATCATAATAGATACTCAGAACGAAACAAAAGATGAGATTGTGGTGTCATCACCAAACAATGTAAAAACCAGTACACCACGAGAATCCTTAAGCAAGGATGGAAAAAATCAGAGATCATCTTTTGTGAGGACTGCAGAGGCTAATTCAGGGCTACGAGCCGGGTTTATAAGAAATACCGGATCAGATTATGTAAAAAACCAAAACTATAAGAATAGTCATCATGGTGATAGTGATAAGAGCGATAACACAAAGCACAATATAAAGCAGGATAACAGAATTAATTCAATGCAGGAGACAAAGATTTCGTCAAAGCCCGTTGAAAGTACCTCGACTGTAAAAAGTCCAACGATAAGCGAAAATGTAGATGTATCGCCTGAAGTAAAAAATATTGAAACAAAAAGCATGGAAAAACAGTCTGGTAACAATGGGGTGAGTGGTATAGTAGAGAAAAATAATTTGCATGAAACAGAAAAGGGTGAGTTGGATATAAAGGTGATGTCTGATGCAAGTATTAATGAAGCTGATAATAATGTACAGGATAGAAAAGCGGGGGAAGTGGAAAAGGCTTCTTTAAACCAACTGCCTGTTGATAGTCCTAAGATTGAAGCAAAAGATCAAGAGGCAAGAGAAAAGACTGCCAGTCATGCAAATATGGACAAAAGGCAGGGGCAGGCATCGTATAATAAAACAGATGCAAACCGTAATCAAATGCAGAACCAGCATCAAAACCAAAATCAGCACCAAAATCAAAACCAAAACAGAAACTTCAGATCTGACAATAGAAATGATAACAGATCCGATAACAGGAATTTTAATAGGCAAGGTGACAGGCCGTTTAACAGACCTTTTGACAGGAATACAAATTCCAATAACAGAAATGCTGCCTCTGGAGCAGGCGACAATAGGAATAATGATAGATCTGGTAACAGACAGGGTGACAGACCATACTTCAGGCAGAATGACAACAGACAAAATGATAACAGAAATAATAATAATAATAATAATAATAGGCAGGGCGACAGACCGTTTAACAGACCTAATGACGGCAACAGGCAGTTTAACAGGGGCAATGACAGGCCACAGGCAAGGTATGGTGACAGACAATTCCCTGAAATTCCAAAGGCTGATCTAACGGCAGCCCAAAAGGAAGAAATGTCATCTGCAAAGAATGAGCAAAAGCGCGAGTTTCAAAGCAAGGACAGTGATAAGGATACAAAAAGGGATCAAAAGAAGGATTCCGCAAAGCCTTTTACCAATAAAAATGATAAATTTAAGCCGAATGCTGTGAAGCTTACTGAAAAGAAGGGAATTTCTGAAGTTTTATCTGAAGATTTTATATTACAGGAATTCTACGATACCGATGATTTCAAGAGGACTAAAAAGTCCAAGCAAAGAAAGGATTTCAGAGGCTCAACAGAAAATAAACATATACCGCCAAAGGCTGTTCTAACTATGGTTAAAATAAGAGAGAGCATAACGGTTAAAGATTTGGCAGAAACTCTTAAGAAAACAGCAACGGAAGTTATTAAAAAGCTTATGGGGCTTGGTGTAATGGCTACATTAAACCATGAATTAGATTTTGACACTGCCGCCATAGTTGCAGAAGAGTTTGGAATTAAAGCTGAAAAAGAAATAGAGGTAAGTGAAGAAGAAATACTCTTTGATGATGCCGATATTGATGACGCAGACGGCTTATTATCAAGACCGCCTGTAGTAGTTGTCATGGGACACGTTGACCATGGTAAAACATCACTTTTGGATGCCATTAGGGAAGCGGATGTAGTAAAAGGCGAAGCGGGAGGCATAACACAGCATATTGGTGCCTACTCGGTAAAAATAAATAACAGGAATATTACATTTCTTGATACTCCAGGTCATGAAGCATTTACTGCTATGAGAGCAAGAGGTGCACAGGTTACTGATATAGCCATTCTGGTGGTTGCTGCCGATGACGGTGTAATGCCGCAGACGGTTGAAGCAATAAATCATGCAAAAGCCGCTAATGTATCAATAATAGTTGCTGTAAATAAGATTGATAAGCCAGGTGCAAATCCTGAGAGGGTTAAGCAGGAATTGACTGAATACGGCCTTGTTGCAGAGGAATGGGGCGGAGATATCATATGTGTTAACGTATCTGCCAAGAAGAGGGAGAATATCGATGGACTTCTTGAAATGGTACTTCTTACTGCAGATATGTTAGAGCTTAAGGCTGATCCTAACAGACAGGCAAAGGGTACTGTTATAGAAGCTAAGCTTGATAAAGATAGAGGACCTACCGCTACAATGCTTGTTCAAAGAGGTACTTTGCAGCTTGGTGACTCAATTGTCACAGGTACTACAGTAGGTAGAATTAGAGCTATGGTTGATGATAAGGGACACCATATTAAAAAGGCAGGTCCATCAACCCCTGTTGAGATACTGGGCTTACCTGAGGTACCGGAAGCAGGAGAAACATTCTATGCTATTACTGATGAAAAGGTTGCAAAACAGCTCGCTGAAAAGAGAAAGCTCAAGATTAGGGAGCAGCAGCTTAAATCAAGTGCGAAGGTAACTTTGGAAGACCTCTTCAGTCAGATAAAAGAAGGTAAGGTGAAAGACCTTAATATAATAGTAAAGGCTGACGTACAAGGTTCTGTAGAAGCTGTTAAGCAGTCTCTTGAAAAGCTCAGCGATGAAGAAGTAAGGGTAAGGATAATACACGGTGGTGTCGGAGCAATTTCCGAGTCGGACGTGACTTTGGCACAGGTTTCAAATGCAATAATAATCGGATTTAATGTAAGACCAGGCACAAATGTTGCCGAGAAGGCAAAGGATGAAGGCGTAGACTTAAGATTGTACAGGGTTATTTACAATGCAATTGAGGATGTTAAGGCTGCTATGAAGGGTATGCTTGAGCCTACCTTTAAGGAAGTAATCCAGGGGCATGCTGAAATTAGGCAACTTTTCAAGGTTTCCGGTATAGGTACCATTGCGGGATGTTATATAACTGACGGTAAGTTTACAAGAGCATCAGAAGTTAGGGTTATAAGAGACGGAATAGTTGCTTTTGAAGGTAAACTTGCTTCTTTAAAGAGGTTTAAGGATGATGCAAAAGAAGTAGCACAAGGGTATGAATGCGGTATGTCCTTTGAAAAGTTCAATGATCTTAAAGAAACCGATATTATTGAAGCATATATAATGGAAGAAGTTGCAAGATAA
- the rbfA gene encoding 30S ribosome-binding factor RbfA: MADRTSRISEEMRKEISSIIMSELKDPRLPSMVSVVSVNVTKDLRHAKVYISVLGNEEDKKNAQEGLRSAAGFIRREVGHRMQLRYTPEMHFEIDDSIEHGVYMTKLINDTVKIDEDMSDEE; this comes from the coding sequence ATGGCAGATAGAACAAGCAGGATTTCAGAAGAAATGAGGAAGGAAATTAGCAGTATCATTATGAGTGAATTGAAGGATCCTCGCCTTCCGAGTATGGTAAGCGTAGTTTCTGTTAATGTTACTAAGGATTTAAGGCATGCAAAGGTTTATATAAGTGTTCTTGGTAATGAAGAAGATAAGAAAAATGCACAGGAAGGCCTAAGAAGTGCAGCGGGGTTCATAAGGCGTGAGGTAGGTCACAGGATGCAGCTTCGTTATACGCCTGAAATGCACTTTGAAATTGATGATTCAATTGAGCATGGAGTATATATGACAAAGCTTATTAATGATACGGTAAAGATAGATGAGGATATGAGTGACGAGGAATAG
- a CDS encoding bifunctional oligoribonuclease/PAP phosphatase NrnA, with product MTLSDIVAHVKNYDNIAILPHVQADGDAWGSCLALGIALKKLNKRVTVIGEEKIPYIYEFLPQLEMIAYNGHEDKVFDLVISLDTGDMGRVGNRSNVFETTQNTVNIDHHSTNTGFAKYNYLDVDAAATGEIVYEIINILNVEVDADIATCLYVAIATDTGCFKFSNTTFKTHAIASDLVKRGVNVAAVSQRVFDSTTKEKVRLIGRAINTLELLEDGRLAFISITNDMLIAAGAKEEDCDGIVNIGRNIEGVESSVVIREKSAGEYKVNLRSKSYVDVGRVAFKFGGGGHKMAAGCTIKGDLESVRKSLHDELKRLL from the coding sequence ATGACTTTAAGCGATATTGTGGCTCATGTTAAAAATTATGATAATATTGCAATACTCCCTCATGTCCAGGCAGATGGAGACGCATGGGGTTCTTGCCTGGCTTTAGGAATTGCATTAAAAAAGCTTAATAAGAGAGTGACAGTAATAGGAGAGGAAAAAATACCCTATATTTATGAGTTTCTTCCTCAGCTTGAGATGATAGCTTATAACGGACATGAAGATAAAGTATTTGATTTAGTTATATCTTTAGATACCGGAGACATGGGAAGGGTGGGAAATAGGAGTAATGTATTTGAAACCACTCAAAATACTGTAAATATAGACCACCACAGCACCAATACAGGGTTTGCCAAATATAATTATTTGGATGTAGATGCGGCTGCTACCGGTGAAATTGTATATGAAATCATAAATATCCTAAATGTGGAGGTGGATGCAGATATAGCTACATGCTTGTATGTTGCAATTGCCACTGATACAGGATGTTTCAAATTTTCAAACACAACCTTTAAAACCCACGCAATAGCATCGGATCTTGTTAAAAGAGGCGTTAATGTAGCAGCAGTGTCACAAAGGGTCTTTGATTCTACAACCAAAGAGAAGGTTAGGCTTATAGGTAGGGCGATTAATACATTAGAGCTTCTTGAAGATGGCAGATTGGCTTTTATAAGTATTACAAACGATATGCTTATAGCTGCCGGTGCAAAGGAAGAGGACTGCGACGGAATAGTAAACATAGGCAGAAACATTGAGGGCGTTGAATCATCAGTAGTTATTAGAGAGAAATCCGCCGGCGAGTATAAAGTCAATTTGAGATCCAAGTCATATGTTGATGTTGGACGGGTTGCTTTTAAATTTGGCGGAGGAGGCCACAAAATGGCTGCAGGATGTACAATAAAAGGGGATTTGGAAAGTGTCAGAAAATCTTTACATGATGAATTGAAGAGGTTACTATAA